The stretch of DNA AGTGCTCGAAGTAGGTGAAGTCCGCGCCCATCGCCACGCGCCAGAAGATGTCCGCGGCCTCCTCGGGCGTGCGCTCGGGCGCGGGCAGCCCGAAGGCGCGCGCGTGGGCGCCGGTGATGTCGGGCGTGATGCCGTCCGCGGCGCGTGCGTCCTCCAGCGTGCGCAGCGGCACGTCGCCCGCGGCGAAGGCCAGCTTGGCGGCGGAGGGCTTCATGCGGCGGCGGGCCTCGGGGGGCGGGGTGAACTCCGGAGGCGAGGTGGTGGGGCGCCGGGGGACACCGAGCGCGTCCAGGTACGCGGCGGGGTAGGCGGTGGCGAACGTGGCCTCGCGGCCGGCGGCGCGCAGGCGCTTGACGATGGAGCGCTCGGCGAGCAGCGCGCGCAGGGCCGCGTTGGGGTAGCCCAGAACGTGCTGGCCGAGGAGCGCGGGGGCGGGCTCTCCGGTGAGGATGGCCGTCTGATTGGAAGCGGACTGGGGCCGACCGGACACACCGAAGGTCGTGTCCACCGGGATACACAGGCCGCCGTCGGGCAGCGCGGGGCTCGGGGCGTCCTGGAAGCGGGAAAGCAGGTGCTCGCGGTGGGCGAGCGGGTTGATGGCCGGGTCCTTCCGGCCGATGCCCACGCCATCGATGAAGAGGAGCGCGACGCGCACGGCTCGTGACTGTATCCTCGAACGCATACCGCATGGCCCTCCACGGCGACCTCTTCAGCTACCCGCTTCCCGAGTTCCTTCAATGGTTGGACAGCTCCCGCAAGACGGGCACGCTCCAGCTCTCCTGGGAGGCCGGCGAGCGGAAGCTCTTCCTGCTCTCCGGTCAGGTGGGGGCCACCGCCTCCGAGGGGCTCCGTGGCCGCGTGGCCCGGCTGCTCGCGCTGGCGAAGCTGGCCTCGGGCACCAAGGTGCTCGCCGCCTTCGATGAGCTGTCGCGCACGCCGGACGTGGACGCCGCCTTCGATGTGCACGGCATCCAGTCGCGGTGGATACGCGACCTGGGCCGCGAGGAGCTCTTCGCGGCGATGACGGATTTGACGATCGCCGGGCGCGGCACGTTCCACTGGACGGAGGACGCGGACCGCTCGGGCGAGGACTGGGTGCCGTCGGACATGGGCATCCGCGAGCTGCTCTTCGAGTCCTTGCGTTGGGTGGATGAGCAGCCGGACGTGGACAAGGCGCTGCCCATCGACGCGCTCAGCGTGCGCGCGCTGGCGCCGCCGAGCCCGAGCCAGCCGCTGATGCACAGAATCATCCTGGGGCTGTGCGCCACGCCGCAGAACCTGGGGCGGCTGCGCCTGTCGATGGGCGTGTCGCGCTCGTCGGTGACGCGGCGGGTGTACGAGCTGCTCCGCTCGAAGCTGGTGGAGGTGGAGGGCGCGCCGCAGGTGGAGGCGGACCCGGTGGCGGAGATGCTGGAGAAGGGCGCGGTGCTGATGCGCGAGGGGCAGTACGACGCGGCGGGCATCGTCTGCGCGTCGCTGCTCGCGAGCGACCCCGCGGACCGGCGCGTGCGCGAGTTCGCCCGGCTGGTGCAGCGCGAGCACGTGGCCGCGCTCTACTCGGACATGCCGCCGCTCCTGATTCCCGTCGTCGTGCACGACCCGCAGGGCATGGCGCTGCTCAAGCCCGAGGAGCGGCAGATCGCGGGCCTCGTGAGCGGGACGTGGGACGTGTCCACCATCGTCCTGGCCAGCCCCTCGCGGGAGCTGGAGACGCTCAAGACGCTGGCGAAGCTGCTCCGGATGGGGCTGCTCCAGCTCACCGCCCCTCGCTGAGGGAGGGGCGGCGGGGCCGGGCCTACTCCGACGCGGGCAGGCCCACCGCGTTGAGCCGCGCGAAGGACTGCATCAGCACGTAGAGCGCGAAGGCCGCGTCGTCCACGCGCAGGTGCGACTGGGTGGAGAGGCCCTGCACGCGCAGCAGGTCCGCGCCGTCCATGCGCAACAGGAACGCCTGCTGCGACAGCGTGCCCTCGCCCGCGTACGCCAGCGCGCGCCGGATGGCGTCCGTGCACGCGGTGACGCAGGTGGAGTAGTTGCCCGCCATGAACGCGGCCTCGGCGGCGCGCGCGTGGTCGAAGAGGTCACCCGGTGCCAGCGCGCTCGCGGCGCCCAGCAGCTTGGGCCCCGCGGACTGGGCCACCACGGCGGGGGCCAGGACGGCGGGCGCCACGGGCGGCGGTGTCACCGGCGGCGGCGTCACCGGCTCCACGCGGGGCGGAGGCGCAATCGCGGGGAACGAGCCCGACGGCCGATGGGGCACGGGCGTGTTGGGCACCACCGCCATCGCGGGCGCATGGCCGCCGGACATCGCCACGGGGGGCGCGGCCGGGGGCTGGCGGTGCTGCAGGTGCTGGGCGAGCTGGGCCTCCAGGCCCGCGGGCTGCACACCGGCGGGCGCCACGGGGCGGGGCGGCGGGACGATGCGCTTGGCGCGCAAATCCTTGATGACCAGCCGTGTGATCGCCTTGAGCGTGTCGAGCACGCCCCGGCCGTTGGTGGCCGCGGTCTCGAAGTCGGGCACGCCGCGCGGGTTGAGCTCCTGGCGCAGCTGCTCCACGGTCAGCACGTGGTCCAGGTCGCGCTTGTTCCACTGCATCACCAGTGGGAAGCGGTCCAACCGGATGCCGTGCTCGAAGAGGTTCTCCTCCAGGTTCGCCAGCGACTCGCGGTTGGCGTCCATGGCCTCCGGCTGCGAGTCCGCCACGAAGACGACGCCGTCGGCGCCCTGGAGCACCAGCTTCCGCGTCGCGTTGTAGAAGACCTGGCCGGGCACGGTGTACAGCGCCAGCCGCACCGAGCAGTCCCCGACGCGCTCCACCTTCACGGGGAGGAAGTCGAAGAAGAGGGTCCGGTCGCCTTCGGTGGCGATGGACATCATCTCGCCTCGATGCGCGGGCCGGACGGTTTCGTAGATTTTCCGCAGCGAGGTCGTCTTCCCGGACAAACCCGGTCCGTAGAAGACGATTTTGGCGGCCACCTCGCGGGCCATCAGGTTCACGCTGCTCACGGTGTCAGCTTTCCTAGAACGACTCGACGCTTCGCGCCAGTTGCGGACGGGACATTCGCGGGGGTTCCCACGAGGTACTCGGCGGCCAGCAGGGCGAACAAGGCCGCTTCCTTCGCGCCTTCTGGAAATCCAAGGCTATCAAGCCGGCGCACGGGGAGGGGAGCCAGTCGCGCTTCGAGTCGCCCCATCAATCGGGGATTCCGTGTGCCGCCCCCTGAGACGTACATCGCCTCCAGGTCCGGCGCTCGGGGAAAAACCCAGGTTTCGTACGCTCTCGCGGTGCTCTCCACGGTGAGCTCCAACGCGGTGGCCAGCAAGTCATTCGCCCGGTCCGGGTGTCTCGCCCAGAGTCGCTCCACGAGTGCGTCTCCGTAGCGCTCCCGGCCCGTGCTTTTCGGGGGAGGCTGGGCGAGGAAGGCGTCGGCGAGCAGCTCCTCGAGCAGCTCCGGAATCACCCGGCCCTCCGCGGACAGCGTCCCGTCCAGGTCGCACGCCAGCCGGTTGTGCGTCGCGCGCCGGGCCAGGCCGTCCAGCACCATGTTGCCGGGGCCGGTGTCGAACGCGAAGGTGTCGTCGAGGAGCGGCCCGACGACGGACACGTTGGCGATGCCGCCCAGGTTCTGGAGCGCGCGAGGGGCCTGGAGTCCTCGGAAGGCCACCCAGTCGAAGTAGGGCACCAGCGGCGCGCCGTGGCCCCCGGCGGCCACGTCCCGGGTGCGGAAGTCGCTGATGACGGGCAGCCCCGTGAGCTCGGCGATGACGGACGACTCGCCGATCTGCAGGGTGGAGGGCACGTCGGTGGTGCCCGGGGGATGGTGGGCCATCGTCTGGCCGTGGGAGCCGATGGCGGCCACGTCCGAGCGCGCCACGCCCGCCTGCTCCATCACCTGGAGCGCGGCGCGGGCGAAGTACTCCCCCAGCTCGAAGTCGAGCCGGCTGAGCGAGTGTGCGTCCTGGGGGCCCAGCATCCGCGCCACCACGTCCGGAGGGAAGGGCGCCGAGACGTGGGACAACAGCCGCAGCCGCGCGCCGCCGCCCGTGCCAGTCACTTCGCACAGCGCGGCCTCCACCGCGTCCGCGCTGGTGCCGGACAACAGCCCGATGCACAGGCGCGGTCGCTCGGAATCGGAGAGAGGAGGAGGGAGGCGCATGCCTCCAAGTCTAAGTCCCGGTCCCCACACGCCGCTTTCGTGGAGCGGGCGGGTGGGCGGCCGATGCGTGCGCGCCCTTACGTCCCGGCCGGCCGAGCGCGCGCAAGCCGTTCTCCTCCAGACGCTTCCGGGCTTCCCGGGCGCCCAGACCGGTGAAGGCCATGGCCACCGCGACCCGCACCTCGCCCCCGGCCTTCGCGAGCAGCGCCTCGGCGTCCTCGCCGGGCAGTCCGGTCAGCTCGGCCACCATGCGCGCGGCGCGGGCCCGCAGCTTCGCGTTGACGGGGCGCATGCCCACCATCCGGCCCCGGTACACCCGGCCCAGCGCCACGAAGGCCGCGGTGGTGATGGCATTCAGGATGAGCTTCGTCGCCGTGCCAGCCTTCAGCCGCGTGGAGCCCGCCACCAGCTCCGGCCCCGTGCGCGCCAGCACCAGCGTGTCCACGTCCGCGCGGGCTCCGGGCGGGTTGCAGCACACCAGCACCGTGTGGGCGCCTCGCTGCTTCGCCTCACGCAGCGCGGCGCGGACATACGGGGTGGAGGCGCTCGCGGAGATGCCGCAGACGACGTCCCGGGGGCTCGCGGCGAAGTCGGCCACGTCCCGGGCGCCTGCCTCGACGTCGTCCTCGGCGCCCTCCACGGCATGCGTCATCGCCCGGCGTCCACCCGCGATGCGGGCCTGGACCTGGGTGGGGGCGCTGCCAAAGGTCGGAGGACACTCACTGGCGTCGAGGACGCCGAGACGT from Myxococcus guangdongensis encodes:
- a CDS encoding N-acetylmuramic acid 6-phosphate etherase codes for the protein MGSSRASFTKLPPTERLHPRADGLDLLSLGSVVRRLHDEDVVAVRAVRPALPAVARAATAVVAALRAGGRLLYIGAGTSGRLGVLDASECPPTFGSAPTQVQARIAGGRRAMTHAVEGAEDDVEAGARDVADFAASPRDVVCGISASASTPYVRAALREAKQRGAHTVLVCCNPPGARADVDTLVLARTGPELVAGSTRLKAGTATKLILNAITTAAFVALGRVYRGRMVGMRPVNAKLRARAARMVAELTGLPGEDAEALLAKAGGEVRVAVAMAFTGLGAREARKRLEENGLRALGRPGRKGAHASAAHPPAPRKRRVGTGT
- a CDS encoding DUF4388 domain-containing protein, with protein sequence MALHGDLFSYPLPEFLQWLDSSRKTGTLQLSWEAGERKLFLLSGQVGATASEGLRGRVARLLALAKLASGTKVLAAFDELSRTPDVDAAFDVHGIQSRWIRDLGREELFAAMTDLTIAGRGTFHWTEDADRSGEDWVPSDMGIRELLFESLRWVDEQPDVDKALPIDALSVRALAPPSPSQPLMHRIILGLCATPQNLGRLRLSMGVSRSSVTRRVYELLRSKLVEVEGAPQVEADPVAEMLEKGAVLMREGQYDAAGIVCASLLASDPADRRVREFARLVQREHVAALYSDMPPLLIPVVVHDPQGMALLKPEERQIAGLVSGTWDVSTIVLASPSRELETLKTLAKLLRMGLLQLTAPR
- a CDS encoding alkaline phosphatase family protein, with the protein product MRVALLFIDGVGIGRKDPAINPLAHREHLLSRFQDAPSPALPDGGLCIPVDTTFGVSGRPQSASNQTAILTGEPAPALLGQHVLGYPNAALRALLAERSIVKRLRAAGREATFATAYPAAYLDALGVPRRPTTSPPEFTPPPEARRRMKPSAAKLAFAAGDVPLRTLEDARAADGITPDITGAHARAFGLPAPERTPEEAADIFWRVAMGADFTYFEHYLADEAGHAQDFTAAHAALDTFDAFLRAVLATRPADARLMVCSDHGNVEDLSTRGHTLHPVPVLYFGPPSPEVEALSTVADVGRTVMRWLAVE
- a CDS encoding GTP-binding protein; translated protein: MSSVNLMAREVAAKIVFYGPGLSGKTTSLRKIYETVRPAHRGEMMSIATEGDRTLFFDFLPVKVERVGDCSVRLALYTVPGQVFYNATRKLVLQGADGVVFVADSQPEAMDANRESLANLEENLFEHGIRLDRFPLVMQWNKRDLDHVLTVEQLRQELNPRGVPDFETAATNGRGVLDTLKAITRLVIKDLRAKRIVPPPRPVAPAGVQPAGLEAQLAQHLQHRQPPAAPPVAMSGGHAPAMAVVPNTPVPHRPSGSFPAIAPPPRVEPVTPPPVTPPPVAPAVLAPAVVAQSAGPKLLGAASALAPGDLFDHARAAEAAFMAGNYSTCVTACTDAIRRALAYAGEGTLSQQAFLLRMDGADLLRVQGLSTQSHLRVDDAAFALYVLMQSFARLNAVGLPASE
- a CDS encoding anhydro-N-acetylmuramic acid kinase; its protein translation is MRLPPPLSDSERPRLCIGLLSGTSADAVEAALCEVTGTGGGARLRLLSHVSAPFPPDVVARMLGPQDAHSLSRLDFELGEYFARAALQVMEQAGVARSDVAAIGSHGQTMAHHPPGTTDVPSTLQIGESSVIAELTGLPVISDFRTRDVAAGGHGAPLVPYFDWVAFRGLQAPRALQNLGGIANVSVVGPLLDDTFAFDTGPGNMVLDGLARRATHNRLACDLDGTLSAEGRVIPELLEELLADAFLAQPPPKSTGRERYGDALVERLWARHPDRANDLLATALELTVESTARAYETWVFPRAPDLEAMYVSGGGTRNPRLMGRLEARLAPLPVRRLDSLGFPEGAKEAALFALLAAEYLVGTPANVPSATGAKRRVVLGKLTP